A window of Streptomyces sp. NBC_01689 genomic DNA:
AACACCCGGGCCCGCGTACCCCGGAACACCCGCTTGCAGGAGGGAACTTCCGCCCCTCGTGCGGGAGGCCCGTACGGACGGTTACGGTTACCGTGCGGTGGACGATGTGCCCGCCTTCGGAGGTGTCCCGTATGGCTGACGACCGTGCCGCAGGTCTGGCGGAGTGTGCCCGGGCCCTCGCCGCGGGCGAGGTGAGCTCGCGTGAACTGGTCGAGGGGGCGCTGGCCAGGATCGAGGCGACGCAGTCCTCGCTGAACGCCTTCCGGCTGGTCCGCGCCGAGGCCGCGCTCGCCGAGGCGGACGCGGCGGACCGCGAGCTCGCGGCGGGCCACCGGCGGCCGCTGCTCGGGGTGCCGGTGGCGGTGAAGGACGACATGGACGTGGCCGGGGAGCCGACCGCGTTCGGCTGCCGGGGAGTCTTCCCGCCCGAGGCCCGGGACGGGGAGGCGGTACGCCGGCTGCGCGCGGCGGGGGCGATCGTCGTCGGCAAGACCAACACCTGCGAACTCGGCCAGTGGCCGTTCACCGAGGGCCCGGCCTTCGGCGCCACCCGCAACCCCTGGCACCCCGGCCACACTCCCGGCGGGTCCTCCGGCGGGTCCGCGGCGGCGGTCGCGGCGGGTCTGGTCCCGGCGGCGCTGGGTTCGGACGGCGCGGGTTCCGTGCGCATCCCGGCCTCGTGGACCCATCTCATCGGGATCAAGCCGCAGCGCGGCCGGATCTCCACCTGGCCCCGCCCCGAGTCCTTCCAGGGCATCACGGTCAACGGCACCCTCGCCCGCTCGGTCGCGGACGCCGCGCTGCTCCTGGACGCGGCGAGCGGCAACCACGACGACGATCTGCACCGGCCGCCCGTGCTGCGGGTCTCCGACGCGGTGGGCCGCGAGCCGGGGCGGCTGCGGATCGCGCTGTCGCTGAAGCCGCCGTTCACCGCGGTGCCGGCGCGGCTCGACCCGGCCGTACGGGCGAAGGTGGTGGCGCTCGCGGAGCGGATCGCGGCACTCGGCCACACGGTGGAGGAGGCCGAGCCGCGCTACGGGCGGATCGGTCTCACGTTCGTCCCCCGCGCGACGGCGGGCATCGCCGAGCGGGTGCGCGACGCGCCCCACCCGCACCTCCTGGACCCGCGCACCCGTGAGGCCGCCCGACTCGGCCGGCTGCTCGGCGGCGCGCCGCTGCGGGTGGCACGGCGCGCCGAGGCGACCCTGCACCGCCGGATCGGCGCGCTCTTCGACACGTACGACGTGCTGCTCGCACCCACCACGGCCGCGCCCCCGCCGCGCGTCGGGTCGATGGCGAACCTGAGCGGGCTGGACACCGACCGGGCCATGATCGCCGCCTGCCCGTACGCCTGGCCGTGGAACATCCTGGGATGGCCGGGGGTGAACGTGCCCGCGGGGTTCGTGGGTGACGGGCTGCCAGTCGGTGCGCAACTCCTCGGCCCGGCGCACAGCGAGCCGTTGCTCGTCTCGCTCGCCGCGCGGCTGGAGGACGACCAGCGCTGGCACGAACGGTGGCCGCCACGCGCGGCGGCGGCGGACTCCCCTGCCGTGTAGGGGACTTCACGCCGTACGCTGTGGCCATGGGCGATGCGTCGATGGTCGGGTTGATGGGGCGCGTGACCGGCACGGTCGGGCCCGGACTCGTCGGCGAGGTGATCGTCCGCGTGCGGGGCGGCGCCGAGCACTTCCTCGCGTACCCCGCCGTCGCCCAGGAGCGGATCGAGCGCGGGACCGTGGTGATGGTCGTCGAGTACCTGGCGCCACGCACCGTCTATGTCTCGGCGGCGTACGACAGTTGACTCCGCGGGACAACCGCGCGGCACGGCCGGGGCTCGTCTGTGCGCGTTCCGTCCCAGGTGAGAGCGGTGTGCGTCAAGATTGCAACAAGGAATCGTCAGCGTCTTCACCCCGCTCCCGCACAGGAGCACACTCCCTTCGTTCGGTGCCGATAGGGCACCATCAAAAGGGGGCGTATGCCGATGGTTGTCGGCGTCGTTGCGGGGGCTGCTGTCCTCGCGCTGATCTTCGTGGTCGTGGTCTTCAAGCTCATGTGGCGGGTGGCGGAGCCCAACGAGGCACTCATCATCTCCGGTTCGAAGCATCGGACCGAGGGCCTCGAGGAGGGTATGGGTTTCCGTATCGTCACGGGACGCGGCACGCTGGTGATACCGGGTGTGCAGGCGGTGCGGAAGATCTCGCTGGACCTCAACGAGACCGAACTGCACGTGGACTGCGTGACCACCCAGGGAATCCCGCTGAAGGTGCGGGGCGTGGTCATCTTCAAGGTGGGCGACGACTTCGTGTCGATCGCCAACGCGGGGCGGCGGTTCCTCGACCAGCAGAAGATGATGTCGGAGCGGGTGCACAACGTGTTCGCCGGTCATCTCCGTTCCATCGTCGGCGGGTTGACCGTCGAGGACATGATCCGCGACCGGGAGAAGCTGACCGGTCAGACACGGGCCGCGTGCGGTACCGAGATGGAGAAACTGGGTCTGATCGTCGACTCGCTGCAGATCCACGAGATCGAGGACCCGACCGGTTACATCAAGAACCTCGCGATGCCGCACGCCGCCGCCGTGCAGCGGGACGCGCGCATCGCGCAGGCGGAGGCGAACCGGCTCGCCACCGAGGCCGAACAGAAGGCGGCGGCCCGGATGTCGGAGGCGACCCGGGACAGCGAGATCCTGCAGGCCGGTTACCAGGCCGAGCGGGACAAGGCGGCGGCGAAGGCACGGCAGGCCGGACCGCTCGCCGACGCCGCGGCCCGGCAGGACGTCGTCGTACAGGAGACCCGGATCGCCGAGCTCGACGCCCTGCGCCGCGAGCAGCAGCTCCAGGCGGACGTCCGCAAGCCGGCGGACGCCCAGGCCTACGAGACCCGCGCGCGGGCCGAGGCGGAGCGCGACGCCCGGATCTCCGCCGCGCAGGCCAAGGCGAAGGAGACCGAACTCGCGGCCGCGGCCGAGGCGAACCGGGTGAAGACCGCCGCGAACGCCGAGGCCGAGGCGACCAAGGCGCGAGGGGCCGCGGCCGCCCTGGCGACCAAGGCGACCGGTGAGGCCGAGGCCGCCGCGGCCCAGGCCAAGGGACTCGCGAACGCCGAGGCGACCCGCGCGCAGGGTCTCGCCGAGGCGGAGGCCATCAAGGCCAGGGCCGCCGCCCTGGCCGAGAACCAGGAGGCCGTGGTCGCCCAGCAACTCGCCGAGAACTGGCCGGAGATCGTCCAGGCGGGCGCGAGCGCGTTCGGCAACGTCGACCACATGGTGCTGCTCAACGGCGCCGACGGCATGTCGGACCTGTTCGCCAAGGCACTCACCATGGGCGGCACGGGCCTGGGTCTGGCCCGGCAGTTGCTCTCGTCGATGAACCAGGAAGGGGCCGCCGCCGGCAACGGCACCGCGGTCAACGGATTCGTGCCGCCGCGCGCGGAGAAGGTCCCGGTGGAGGGGGACGCCAAGTGACCCGCTGAGGCTTCGGGCGTACGGGACCGGCGTACAGGAGCCGGCTCCCGTACGCCCGAAGTGCCGTCCGCGCAGCTCTGCGTGGGGGTGCGGGACGTTACGAGGCGATACGGGACGGTGCGGGTTGCTCTCCGGACCCGTTGCGCGGGACCCGTCGGCGGGCCGGGTCCGCGGGCGTTCTACGGTGGCCCGTGTGAACGCCTTTTCCGATGAGACCGACGAACACGTCCCCGGCCGCCACGGCCCTTCGGCCACCACGGAGGCCGAGCCCCGTGAGGTGGGCCGGGTGCGGACGGAGTACTCGCCCGCACACGACGGCGACCCCGATCCCGGCGAGATCGTCTGGACCTGGGTCCCCTTCGAGGAGAACGACGGGCGGGGCAAGGACCGCCCGGTGCTCGTCGTCGCGCGCGAGGCGGCCGGCACCCTGCTCGCCGTCCAGTTGTCGAGCAAGCGGCACGACGGCGACCGCGAGTGGGTACCGATAGGCAGCGGTCCGTGGGACCGGACGGGCCGGGACTCGTGGGTGGCCGTGGACCGCGTGCTGCGGCTGCACGAGGACGGCATGCGGCGCGAGGCGTGCGCGCTGGACCGGATGCGCTTCAACCTCGTGGTGCACCGCCTGCGGGAGCGCTACGGCTGGAACTAGGTCGTGGGGTCGGGCGCCCGGAGCAGGTCACTCACCCGATCGGGCGAGTCCGCCTCCGGATGCCCCTGCGCCACGGATGAGAACGCACGCTCGAACGCCGTGCGTGTCACGGCGCCCGGAGTGCGGTCCAGGATCCCGAACACCACCTGGTCGAAGTACCCCTGGAAGCGGCCCCCGACCAGCAGGCCGCGGAAGGCTCCGGCGACCTGCGCCGGGTCGTTGCGGAAGACCCCGCAGCCCCAGGCGCCCAGGACCAGGCGCCGGTACCCCTGGGCCGCGGCGGTCTCCAGGACCCGCTCGGCCCGGACGGCGAGGGCGCCCGGCAGCTCGTCCGCGCGCTCGGGGGCCGTGCGGAGCACGACTCCGGCGTTCGGGGCCGCGGCGGTCAGGAAACCCGCGGTGTACGGCTCGTCCAGGAGCTCACCCCGGCCGTCCCGGATGACCGGCACGGCGGGCGAGTGGATGACCCGGTCGCTGTAGAAGGGGTCCGGGTGGGCGCGGTGGTGGTCGTAGAACTCACGGACCTCCAACAGGCAGGCGTAGAGCGCCGAGGCCCGGCACAGGTCCTCCTCCTGGGCCTGCGCGCCCCTCAGATAGCCCCCGCCGGGGTTTCGCGCGGAGGCGAAGTTCAGGACGGCCACCGGACCCCGCGGGCCCTGGGCGGATCCGTCCGCCCCCGCGGCCGTCAGCCGTCTCGCGGCCCCCGTGCTGCTCTCGCCGGTGACCTCGAACGACGTGCCCGCGAACCCCGCGGCCGGGGCGGCGGGACCACCGGCCGGTAACCCGATCGGCCCCGGTCCGAACATCCATGTGCCGGCCCGCGCGGCCTCGACCGCCGCGGCGATCGGCACCAGCCGCCCGCGCGGCCCGCGGTACGAACCCCCGGCCACGGCCTCCTCGGTCTGCCGTGCGATCGCGCGCAGGCGTGCGCTCATGGCGTCACCCCCGTACACGCCACGCGAACGCCCCGCGCGATCTCCCCCGTCGTGCCCATGAACGCATCGTGAGCGATGCTGGTCGTGCGGCGCAACAGAGTTTCGCTCCACCGCGCGCGGTGATTCGGGTGCACCGCCGCGGCGGTGCACCGGATCCCGGGCACGCCGATTTGCACCCTTGTGCGAATCGGCGCGAGGGTCTTGGGTGGGACGAGCAATGCCGGTCCGGCACCACAGACGTCGGGCCGGCGGCATGGTGGAATCTCAGGAGGATCCCTACATGTCCGATTCGGTGAGTGACTGTACGGAGCGACGCTCCGCCGTCACCGAGGCCGAGGTGGAAGCGCTGGTCCGGGGCATATGCTTCAAGACCGGGCCGCCCCGCACCCTCGGTGTCGAAGTGGAATGGCTCGTCCACGAGCTGCGGCGGCCGCAGCTCCCGGCAACATCCGAACAGCTCGAAGCGGCGTACGCCGCTCTGCGGACCCTGACCCTGCGTTCGGCGCTCACCGTCGAACCCGGCGGCCAGCTGGAGCTCAGCTCCGCACCCGCCGGCTCCCTGACGGAGTGCATCGGGTCCGTCTCGGCCGACCTTCACGCGGTGCGCGCGGTACTGCGCGAGTCCGGCCTCGGTCTCAGTGGCCACGGCCACGAACCCTGGAACCCCCCGAGCCGCTACCTCCGTGAGCCGCGCTACGAAGCCATGGAGCGCTGTCTGGACCGCACCGGCCCCGAGGGCCGGGCCATGATGTGTTCGTCCGCCTCGGTCCAGGTGTGCCTGGACGCCGGGTACGAGGAGCCCGGCCCGCTCGGTCACGGGCGCCGCTGGTGGATGGCGAACCAGCTGGGCGCGGTGCTGGTGGCCGCGTTCGCGCACTCCCCGTTCGCCCGGGGCCGCGCCACGGGCTGGCGCTCCACGCGGCAGTCCCTGTGGACGGCCATGGACCCGGGGCGGTCCGCCGCGCCCGCGCTGGGCGGCGACCCGCGCGCCGCCTGGGCCCGGCACGTCCTGGACGCGCCGGTGATGTGCGTCCGGGCGGACGAGGGCCCCTGGGAGGTTCCCGAGGGCCTGACCTTCCGGGAGTGGACCCGGTCCGGCAACCCGCCGACCCGGGCGGATCTGGACTACCACCTCACGACCCTGTTCCCGCCGGTCCGCCCTCGCGGCCATCTGGAACTGCGCATGATCGACGCGCAGCCGGGCGAGGACGGGTGGATCGTGCCGTTGGCGGTGACGGCGGCCCTGTTCGACGACCCGGAGGCGGCGGAGATCGCCTACCGGACCGTCAAACCCCTCGCGGAGCGGGCGGGCGGACTGCCGGCTCCGTGCAATCCGCTGTGGATCGACGCCGCCCGGCACGGTCTGACCGATCCCGAACTGCGCGAGGCCGCCGTCACCTGCTTCGCGGCGGCCGCCGAGGCGCTGCCCCGCCTCGGCGCCGGCGCCGAGGTGCTGCAGGCCGTCGCGGAGTTCACGGACCGTTATGTGGCCCGCGGCCGCTGCCCCGCCGACGACCTGCTGAGCAGCTTCCACAGCCAATTCCACGGTCGGCTCCACGACCGGTCCCACGACCTGTCCGGCGGCCGGTCCGACGACCGCTCACCGGACCGGTCCCACGGGAAGGACATCCGCACATGACCGCCCCCACCTCACCGACGGACCCCGAGTCGCTCAGGGAGCGCGCGCTCGAAGCACTGACCACGGCCCGTGACCGCACCGCGCTCCTCACGTCCTGCGTGGAGGAGCCCGAGCTGACCGCCCAGCACTCGCCGTTGATGTCCCCGCTGGTCTGGGACCTCGCGCACATAGGCAACCAGGAGGAGCTGTGGCTGCTGCGCGCGGTAGCGGGGCGTGACGCCATGCGGCCGGAGATAGACGGGCTCTACGACGCGTTCGAGCATCCGCGCGCCGAGCGGCCCACCCTGCCGCTCCTTCCGCCCGCGGAGGCCCGGCAGTACGCCGCCGAGGTCCGCGGCCGCGCGCTGGACGTCCTGGAGGGCACCGCCTTCCGGGGTACTCCGCTGACCGAGTCGGGCTTCGCCTTCGGCATGATCGCGCAGCACGAGCAGCAGCACGACGAGACGATGCTCATCACCCACCAGCTACGCAGAGGTCCCGCCGCTCTCACCGCGCCCGACCCCGATCCCGTCCCGCGGTTCACGGGACCGGCCGAAGTCCTCGTCCCCGGCGGGCCGTTCACGATGGGCACGTCCACCGAGCCATGGGCCCTGGACAACGAGCGGCCCGCGCACCGGCGCGAGGTCCCGGCGTTCTTCATCGACACCACGCCGGTGACCAACTCCGCCTACCGGGCGTTCATCGAGGACGGCGGCTACACCACGGAACGCTGGTGGAGCCCCGAGGGCTGGACCCACATCCGGACCCACGGCATCGAGGCGCCGCTGTTCTGGCACCGGGAGGGCGGGCAGTGGCTGCGGCGCCGGTTCGGCGTCACCGAGCCGGTACCGCCGGACGAGCCCGTGCTGCACGTCTGCTGGTACGAGGCCGACGCCTACGCCCGCTGGGCGGGACGCCGGCTGCCCACCGAGGCCGAGTGGGAGAAGGCGGCCCGCCACGACCCGGCCACCGGCCGTTCCACCCGCTACCCCTGGGGCGACGCCGATCCCACCCCCGAGCACGCCAACCTCGGCCAGCGCCATCTGCGCCCGGCCCCGGCGGGCAGCTACCCGGCGGGCGAATCGGCGCTCGGCGTACGGCAGCTGATCGGGGACGTGTGGGAGTGGACGTCGAGCGACCTGCGGCCCTACCCCGGCTTCGCGGCCTTCCCGTACAAGGAGTACTCGGAGGTGTTCTTCGGGCCGGAGCACAAGGTGCTGCGCGGCGGCTCGTTCGCCGTGGACAAGGTCGCCTGCCGGGGCACCTTCCGCAACTGGGACTACCCGATCCGGCGGCAGATCTTCTCCGGTTTCCGGACGGCCCGCGACGGAGGCGTCTGATGTGCCGTCATCTGGCCTACCTGGGGCCCGACACGCCGATCGGCCGGCTGCTGACGGAACCGCCGCACAGTCTGTTCCGGCAGTCCTGGGCGCCGAGACGGCAGCGGTACGGGACGGTCAACGCCGACGGTTTCGGGATCGGCTGGTACGCCGAAGGCGACCCGGTGCCCGCCAGGTACCGGCGCGCCGGGCCCATCTGGGGCGACCAGTCCTTCACGGACCTGGCCCGTGTCGTACGGACCGGAGCGCTGCTCGGCGCCGTGCGGGACGCCACCCGGGCGGGAGCGGACGGGGAGGCCGCGGCGGCGCCGTTCGCCGCCGGCACCTGGCTGTTCAGCCACAACGGCGCCGTCCTCGGCTGGCCCCACTCGCTCGCCCCGCTGACCCACGGGCTGCCCGCCGCGGAGCTGCTGTCCCTGGAGGCCCGCTGCGACTCGGCGCTCCTCTGGGCGCTGGTCCTGCGGCGGCTGCGGACCGGGGACGACCAGGGCCGCGCGCTGGCCGACACCGTCCTCGAGGTCGCCGAGGCCGCCCCCGGCTCCCGGCTCAACCTGCTGCTCACCGACGGCGCCACCATCACCGCGACGGCCTGGGGCGACACCCTCTGGTACCTGGCCGACCCCGGGCACGGCACCGTCGTGGCCTCCGAGCCGTACGACGACGACCCACGGTGGCAGGAGGTGCCGGACCGCACGCTGCTCGTGGCGACCCGCACCGAGGTCCTGCTCACCCGGATCGACCACCCGCACGACCGCCAGGGCGTGCCCCCTCACGAGGACCCCCACCACTCCATGGCATCCGCACGTCCGAAGGAGCCCAGCACGTGAGTCCGTTCCTTCTCACCCGCACCCTGCCGGAGGACGCCACCGAGGCCGCGCTGCGCGCCGACGTCCTGCACGGCCTGTCCCACACACCCAAGACGCTGCCGCCCAAGTGGTTCTACGACGCGCGCGGCAGTGAGCTCTTCGACAAGATCACCGAACTGCCCGACTACTACCCCACCCGGGCGGAGCGCGAGATCCTGGCCGCCCGGGCCCCCGAGATCGCCCGGGCGACCGGCGCGCGCACCCTCGTCGAGCTCGGCTCGGGCTCCTCCGAGAAGACCCGTCATCTGCTCGACGCGCTGCCCGGACTGCACACCTACGTGCCGGTCGACGTCAGTGAGAGCGCCCTCACCCAGGCCGGGCACGCGCTGATCGCCGAGCGCCCGGAGCTCGGTGTGCACGCGCTGATCGCCGACTTCACCGGCGGTCTGGCGCTGCCGGGCACGCCCGGACCGCGGCTGGTGGCGTTCCTCGGCGGCACCATCGGCAATCTGCTGCCCGCCGAACGCGCCGCGTTCCTGGCATCCGTACGGGCCCTGCTCTCCCCCGGTGACGCGCTGCTGCTCGGCACGGACCTGGTCAAGGACGAGTCGGTGCTCGTCGCCGCGTACGACGACGCGGCCGGAGTCACGGCCGAGTTCGACAAGAACGTCCTGACGGTCGTCAACCGCGAGCTCGGCGCCGACTTCGACCCGGAGGCGTTCACCCATGTCGCCCTCTGGGACGCCGAGCACGAGTGGATCGAGATGCGGCTGCGTTCACGGACCGAGCAGACCGTGAAGATCCCCGCCCTCGACCTCGCCGTCGACTTCGCGGCCGGCGAGGACCTGCGCACCGAGATCTCGGCGAAGTTCCGCGAGGACGGGGTGCGGCGCGAAGTCGCCGCCGCGGGGTTCGACCTGACCCACTGGTGGACGGACCGGGAGGGCCGCTTCGCGCTGTCCCTGAGCGTGGTCCGGTGACGTAACCGGCCAGGCGGGAACCGTCCGGGGACACTCCCGGGCACCATCGGGCGACGGGCGCCGGCGATGCACATCGCCGGCGCCCGTCGCCCGTGCGCGTTCCGGGACCCTTCACCGGCGTCCGCGCGCCGCTTTCCGGTTGCCGACCCTCCTGTCCCATTCGATGATGGTGCGTGAATTCCCCCAGGCGCGGGGTATTTCCTCGCGTTGCTCTCCTGAGCGTGTTCCCGGGCTCGGAACATCTGCTTCTGTTCACCTCTGACGTGCTGACGCAGGGGCGAAGGAGGAACCCTTGCTGAGCGCATTCGCCAAGGTCTTCAAAACCCCGGACCTGCGCAAGAAACTGTTGTTCACGCTCGGCATCATCGTGCTGTACCGCGTGGGATCGCATGTCCCACTCCCCGGCGTGAGTTACCGGAATGTCCAGACGTGCGTGGACGCGGCGCAGACCAACGGCGGTCTGCTGGGCCTGGTCAACCTGTTCAGCGGCGGGGCGCTGCTCCAGATCACGGTGTTCGCGCTGGGAATTCTGCCGTACATCACGGCGAGCATCATTCTCCAGCTGTTGACGGTGGTCATCCCGAAACTGGAGGAGCTGAAGAAGGAGGGCGCCGCCGGCCAGGGGAGGATCACCCAGTACACCCGCTACCTGACGGTGGCCCTCGCCGTGCTGCAGGGCACGGGCCTGGTCGCGACCGCCCGCAGCGGCGCGCTGTTCCCCAGCTGCCCGACGGCCTCGGGCATCGTCCCGGACCGCTCCCTCCTGACCACGGTGATCATGGTGCTCACGATCACCGCGGGGACCGCCAGCGTGATGTGGCTCGGCGAGCTGATCACCGAACGCGGTGTCGGCAACGGGATGTCGATGCTCATCTTCATCTCCATCGCCTCCACGTTCCCCGGCGCCCTGTGGACCGTCAAACAGGAGGGCACCATCGCCGACGGATGGCTCGGCTTCGGCGTCGTCCTCCTCGTCGGATTCGCGATGGTGGCCCTCGTCGTCTTCGTGGAACAGGCGCAGCGCCGCATTCCGGTGCAGTACGCGAAACGGATGATCGGCCGCAGGTCGTACGGCGGAACGGCGACCTACATCCCGCTCAAGGTCAATCAGGCGGGCGTGGTCCCGGTCATCTTCGCGTCCTCGCTCCTCTATATCCCCGCCCTTATCGCACAGTTCTCCAACTCGCATGCGGCATGGGCCACCTGGGTCACCCAGAACTTCGTCCGGGGTGACCACCCCTATTACGTCGTCGCCTATTTCCTGCTGATCGTGTTCTTCGCGTTCTTCTATGTGGCGATCACCTTCAATCCGGAGGAGGTGGCGGGGAACATCAAACAGAGCGGCGGGTTCATCCCCGGCCTGCGCGCGGGCCGGCCCACGGCCGAGTACCTGGGGTACGTCCTCAACCGGCTCACCTGGCCGGGCGCCCTCTATCTGGGTCTGATCGCCCTGGTCCCCACGGTGGCGTTCGCGAGCTTCGGCGGCGCCAACCAGCTCACCGGCACGAGCATTCTGATCATCGTGAGCGTGGGTCTGGAGACCGTGAAACAGATCAGCAGCCAGATCGAGCAGCACAACTACGCGGGCTTCCTGCGCTGACACCCCGGGCGGACGTCCCGCCGGGGCTCATCCGCCGTTCTCCGCCAGCCGTTCCGTGAGGAGCCGGGAGGCACGCTCGGCCTCGGTCGCGGGGTCACCGCCGGCGAGCACCTTGGTCATGTACGACTTGATCGGGTTGTCGGCCTCGACGGCCGCCCACCGGGGCGAGGCGGGGGTGGCCCGGCCGTGCGCGGCGCCCGCCGCCATGGCGGCGGCACCCTCCTCACCGGCCACCGCGCCCGCGAGGGTGGTCTTGTTGGGCACGTAGTTCATCGTCCGGGCCAGCCGGGTCTGCCACTTGGCGCCGACGAGCGCCGAGACGACGGCCGTGGCGGCCCGCCGGTCGTCGGTGTTCTTGGGCACCACCAGGTCGGAGCCGCCGGTGAAGACGGCACCGGGCTCGGCGGCCGTCCTGCCGGGGACGGGGAAGAACCCCAGTTTCTTCTTCAGCGCGGGGTTCCGCTCCACGATCGCCTGGGCGAGCCCCGGCACCGCCACGATCTGCGCCACCTGCCCGCCGGCGAACACCCCGGCCTGCGGCGGGTGTTCCTCGTCGGCGTCGACGGGCCCGGAGCCGAGCGCCTGGAGCCTTCGGTAGAAGTCCATGCCGCGCAGGGCCGCGGGCGTCTGGAGGGAGCCCTGCCAGGTCCCGGCCGCCTCCGTCGCGAGTTCTCCGCCGTCGTCCCAGACGAACCCGGCGAAGGTGTACCAGTCCTGGCCGGCCAGATAGATCCCCTGGTTGCCCGCCGAGTTGAGCCGCCGGGTGTCCTCGATCCACCGGTCGCGGGTCGTCGGCGGCTTCTTGATCCCGGCCCGGCCGAAGAGGTCCTTGCGGTAGATGACGACCCGATTGGCCGCGTACCAGGGGATGCCGTACTGGCGGGTGCTGAACCGGCCCGGCTGGGCGAGCCCCGGCAGCCAGTCGTCCATGCCCCAGTCGCGCACGGACTCCAGCGTCAGGTCGCTCAGGCCGCCCCGGTCCACGTACTGCGCCACCTGGGTGTTGCCCACCTCGATGACGTCCGGACCGTCGTCCTGCCGCTGCTCCAACGCCCCCTGCACCTTCTGCACGATCCCGGTCCACTGCTGGATGCGGATGTCCAGGGCCATGTCGCGGTGGGTCCGTTCGAAGTCCTCGGTGAACCCCTTGAGGAAGTCCGCGGACGCGCTGTCCTTCATCAGCCACACCGTCACGGTGCGACGTCCGCCGCCCTCCCCCGGGAGAGCTCCGCAGGCGGTCAGCAGAGAGGCGGTCACACAGGCGAGAGCGAGCAGACGACGCGTCACGAAGGAGGGTCCTGTTCTGTCTTGCGGACAGCGGCATGGGAACCCGACGTGGGGGACGAGCTCAATGCTCGTACGGGTGTTCTGATTTTGGTATGGACCAATCAGACCCGTCAAGGGCGACCGGTCAGGACGCCGTCGCCGTCTCGCGCACCGCGACGCCGTGAGGCACCGTGGAATGACGCGTGGCACACCCGCCACGGCGGAGAGGAGCACCCGCATGACCGACCACACGTACCGGGTCACCGAGATCGTCGGCACCTCGCCCGAGGGGATCGACCAGGCCGTCCGCAACGGGATCGCCCGCGCCTCGCAGACCCTGCGCAACCTGGACTGGTTCGAGATCACCCAGGTCAGGGGTCAGATCGTGGACGGGCAGGTCGAGCACTACCAGGTGGGTCTGAAGGTCGGCTTCCGCCTGGAGGACGGCGCCTGACGCGACCACGCACCGGACGGCCGCGGCAGGTGGCCCCGGGCCGGGACCACCTGCCGCGGCCGCGCCCTGCGGTGCGGCGGACGGCGGTACGGCGGACGGAGTCTGGCGCCGCGCGCCGGGCCGGTCCGCGGCGGAGCCGTGCGCCGATACGCACGCCCCGGCGCCCACCGGCCGGGACCGGCTCCGCCGAACGCGCGGGTCACCTCGGGGCGGTCCGGACGGCCGCCCACGCCCCGCCCGCGCACTCGCGCACGGAGCCCGGCTCGCCGGACCGACAGGGCAGCGAGCCACGGCGCCCGCCGGTCCGTCCCTCGGGCCCGCGCACGGCGTCCAGGCCCGTCCGGCCGGGTGACGCCGGGCCGGGTCAGGGCCCGCCGGGCCGGGCGCGGCGGGTCAGGTCCGTCCCTCACGCTCCTGCGCACTCCTGAGAGCCGCCGACGTCGACGCCCAGCGGGCCCGTACGACCCGGAACCCGGCCCGCTCCGCCTCGTCGCAGACGAGTTCGTCGTCGTCCACGAGGACACGGATCTCACGGTCGCGGGCGAGCCGGCGGAGGATCTCCGACTTGGTACGGCGGGCGGGCCTGCGGTCGTCGTCGCGCCGCATCCAGACCGGCCCCTCGGGCAGCCCCAGGGCGGC
This region includes:
- a CDS encoding type II toxin-antitoxin system PemK/MazF family toxin, whose amino-acid sequence is MNAFSDETDEHVPGRHGPSATTEAEPREVGRVRTEYSPAHDGDPDPGEIVWTWVPFEENDGRGKDRPVLVVAREAAGTLLAVQLSSKRHDGDREWVPIGSGPWDRTGRDSWVAVDRVLRLHEDGMRREACALDRMRFNLVVHRLRERYGWN
- a CDS encoding SPFH domain-containing protein, whose protein sequence is MPMVVGVVAGAAVLALIFVVVVFKLMWRVAEPNEALIISGSKHRTEGLEEGMGFRIVTGRGTLVIPGVQAVRKISLDLNETELHVDCVTTQGIPLKVRGVVIFKVGDDFVSIANAGRRFLDQQKMMSERVHNVFAGHLRSIVGGLTVEDMIRDREKLTGQTRAACGTEMEKLGLIVDSLQIHEIEDPTGYIKNLAMPHAAAVQRDARIAQAEANRLATEAEQKAAARMSEATRDSEILQAGYQAERDKAAAKARQAGPLADAAARQDVVVQETRIAELDALRREQQLQADVRKPADAQAYETRARAEAERDARISAAQAKAKETELAAAAEANRVKTAANAEAEATKARGAAAALATKATGEAEAAAAQAKGLANAEATRAQGLAEAEAIKARAAALAENQEAVVAQQLAENWPEIVQAGASAFGNVDHMVLLNGADGMSDLFAKALTMGGTGLGLARQLLSSMNQEGAAAGNGTAVNGFVPPRAEKVPVEGDAK
- a CDS encoding TIGR02452 family protein → MSARLRAIARQTEEAVAGGSYRGPRGRLVPIAAAVEAARAGTWMFGPGPIGLPAGGPAAPAAGFAGTSFEVTGESSTGAARRLTAAGADGSAQGPRGPVAVLNFASARNPGGGYLRGAQAQEEDLCRASALYACLLEVREFYDHHRAHPDPFYSDRVIHSPAVPVIRDGRGELLDEPYTAGFLTAAAPNAGVVLRTAPERADELPGALAVRAERVLETAAAQGYRRLVLGAWGCGVFRNDPAQVAGAFRGLLVGGRFQGYFDQVVFGILDRTPGAVTRTAFERAFSSVAQGHPEADSPDRVSDLLRAPDPTT
- a CDS encoding amidase, which encodes MADDRAAGLAECARALAAGEVSSRELVEGALARIEATQSSLNAFRLVRAEAALAEADAADRELAAGHRRPLLGVPVAVKDDMDVAGEPTAFGCRGVFPPEARDGEAVRRLRAAGAIVVGKTNTCELGQWPFTEGPAFGATRNPWHPGHTPGGSSGGSAAAVAAGLVPAALGSDGAGSVRIPASWTHLIGIKPQRGRISTWPRPESFQGITVNGTLARSVADAALLLDAASGNHDDDLHRPPVLRVSDAVGREPGRLRIALSLKPPFTAVPARLDPAVRAKVVALAERIAALGHTVEEAEPRYGRIGLTFVPRATAGIAERVRDAPHPHLLDPRTREAARLGRLLGGAPLRVARRAEATLHRRIGALFDTYDVLLAPTTAAPPPRVGSMANLSGLDTDRAMIAACPYAWPWNILGWPGVNVPAGFVGDGLPVGAQLLGPAHSEPLLVSLAARLEDDQRWHERWPPRAAAADSPAV
- the egtA gene encoding ergothioneine biosynthesis glutamate--cysteine ligase EgtA; the protein is MSDSVSDCTERRSAVTEAEVEALVRGICFKTGPPRTLGVEVEWLVHELRRPQLPATSEQLEAAYAALRTLTLRSALTVEPGGQLELSSAPAGSLTECIGSVSADLHAVRAVLRESGLGLSGHGHEPWNPPSRYLREPRYEAMERCLDRTGPEGRAMMCSSASVQVCLDAGYEEPGPLGHGRRWWMANQLGAVLVAAFAHSPFARGRATGWRSTRQSLWTAMDPGRSAAPALGGDPRAAWARHVLDAPVMCVRADEGPWEVPEGLTFREWTRSGNPPTRADLDYHLTTLFPPVRPRGHLELRMIDAQPGEDGWIVPLAVTAALFDDPEAAEIAYRTVKPLAERAGGLPAPCNPLWIDAARHGLTDPELREAAVTCFAAAAEALPRLGAGAEVLQAVAEFTDRYVARGRCPADDLLSSFHSQFHGRLHDRSHDLSGGRSDDRSPDRSHGKDIRT